The Actinomycetota bacterium DNA window TCAAATCAGCTTATTAACGGCACGCCAGGAGCGCGCCTGGAACGGAGGTATGTCTTGATGGCAGACCAAAGCAATGAGAATGTACGTGGTTTCTGGCTGAACGGACGGTTCTATCCGATCATTGCCGGTGGATCCGGCGATGAGGGCGGAGACGACGATGGTACTGAGGGAGGCGATGAGGGAACCACCGGTGACGAGGATCATGGCTCGGACTCTGGCAGTCCTGGTGATGAAGGCGACACCGGTGACGACTCGTCGGATGATGTCGAGGCGCTCCGGAAGGAGATCGCCAAGCTCCGCAAGGAGAATGCGAAGCGTCGCACGGATTCACGCGATGCCAAGCAAGCGAAGGACGCCACCGAGGGCAAACTGAAGGCCATCGCCAAGGCGCTGGGCGTTGATAGCGATGACGAGCCCGACGTGGACGCTCTCAAATCGCAGCTGGAAAAGACTTCAAGCGAAATGAAATCGCTTAAGATCGAGAAGGCGATCAGCCGCGCTGCCAAAAAGCATGGCGCGGACGCGGAGGCGCTGACCGACTCCCGCAGTTTCATGAAGGATGCTGACGCCCTCGATCTCGATGATGACGACTTCGCCGACGCTCTGGGAACGCTGGTCGAGACCGCCGTCAAGAACAATCCGAAGCTCAAGGCCAGTCAGGCACCGGGCAAGAGTGGAGGGGAGTTCAACACCCCGTCCGACGACGGGAAGAAGGTGTCCCTGGATACCGCGATTCAGAAGGGCGACAGGGACGCAATCAACAAGGCCATGGATGCTGAACTGAAGGCAGGCCGCAAGTAACCGTACCAAACATAGGCATTAGAGCAAGGCCGCTTCGAGCGGCTTTTTTGATGCCCAAGAACTGGAGGAAACGCATGTTTAACGAACTGCGAAAGGGCGGTTTTTACCTGGGCGGTAAATACTATCCGCCGATTATGGGTGGTGCCGGTCCGGGTGTTCCCCTGGCGTCCGAACCGACCATCTGGTCGTCGCGGATTCTGGAATATCTGGACAAGAGTTTCATGTACGTGCAGGCGCTCACCAACAACAACTACGAGGGTGAGGCCAAAAAGGGCGGCACGGTCAAGGCGTTCTACGTCAGCGACGTGGTCGTGACCGACTACACGGGCGCGTGGCTTGACGCCGACTGGGGCACGCTCGGTGACAACGCCGTCACCATCCAGATCGACAAACAGAAGAAGGTACTGATCAAGGTGCCGAAGGTGCGCGAGCACTTCTCGGAACTCCAGCTGATCGATCAGGGCTCCCAACGTGCCGCTGTTGCCATCGGTGACGTGATCGACCAGGCCATCGCCGCCAACTACTCGTCCATCGCCGTGGCTAATGCCTACGGCGACGACGTCACGCCGATCACCGTGGGTCTGGGCGCGGGTCAGGTTGCCCCAAGCGTGGCGCTAGCCATCCTGCGCGAGAAGCTGGTGGCCGCCAAGGCGCCGCACACCAACCCGCGCGTGGTCCTGCCGGAATGGTTCGGCACAATGCTTTACATCGAACTCTCGGGCCGCAACACCAGTCTTGGTGACGCGGCGACCCGGGGCCAGTTCGCGGTAGACGCTGGCAAGATGGACCCGGTCAGCGGCCTGATTCCGTACGTCTCGCCCAACGTGCCCAACACCACGGCCACAAAATACAAGGTCATGGCAGGCGATCCCATGATCACCTTCGCCTCGGCGATTGATGAGATGGACACGGTCCAGCTGATCAACGACTTCGCCACTGGCGTGCGCGGTCTGTGGGTCTGGGGCTCGATGCTGCCGCGCGCCGAGTACATGGCGCTGGGCACCTTCAACAAGGGTGCCTACGGCGCGTAAAACCTGATACCCCATCCCTGAGGAACGGGGCTTTACGCCCCCCTTGAGCCCGGTCCCTGGTCTGCCATACGTCAGGGGCCGGGCCACCTAAAAGGAGTGAATTAGATGGCAAAGACAACATGGTTCCACAACCCCGAGTCGGGTCAGACCTTCGAGGTTGAGCTCGGCACCGTCTGGGAGGAGGAAGCCAGATCCCGCGGCTATGAAGAGATCGACGGGCCCGAAGGTGCGCCGCCGGCGAAAGCCGACGACACCGATGGCCAGGTCACTGGCGATCAGAAGGGCGAGGAAGAGGGCACGACCGACGAGAACGCCGAAGCCGACTCTGAGTCTTCTTCGTCTGCAAACGATGCCGAGGTCGAGACGCCGGCGAAAGCCGACGCCAAAGCCAAGGGCGGGAAGGAGAAGAAGTAAATGGCACGTGGTAACGTAACACCATTCATTTCCACGCCCGCCGGAACAACTCTCATATACGTCACCCCCACGGTGGACGGCATCATGATTCCCGGTGATGGCCAGACCAAGTTGATTGTCAGAAACGCCAATGCCGCCGCCTGCACCGTCACCATTCAGACCCCGGAGCAGCGGGCCGGGCTCGACGTGGCAGAGCAGACGGTGACCATTCCCGCGACCACCGGCGAGAAGATCATCGGGCCGTTCCCTCAGAGTACGTTCAACCGGCCCTCGGGCGGCACCGATCCGGGCAAGGTCTACATCGATTTCTCAATCCAGGCGAGCGTCTCCTACGCCGCGATTAAATGAGGAGGATGACATGCCTTGGTATCTCCTGAAAAGCGGCACCCCGTTCTTCTCAGAAACTCCCCGGACTGACCTGGGGCCGGAGATCCCCGAGCCCGGGAGTGAGCTGGAATCGATGGCGCCGGCACCGAAAGAAACTCCCCCGAAGGAGAGCAAAAAGAAGTGAAGGCCTACGCCACCAGCGCAGAATACACGACGTTCAGTGGCCAGGTAGCACCGGCCGATGTCGACCGGCTTCTCGATCGGGCGACTGAGCTGATTGACAATACAGTTACTTCGATTTTCGATATCGATGCCACCGACGGATTGCCCACGGGCACCCTCGTTGTTCAGGGCATTAACGTAACCGTGGCGTCCGTAATGCGCGACGCCTGTTGTGCTCAGGTGGAATTCTGGGCGGAGGTGGGCGAGGAGAATGATATCGACGGCCTCGCCGGCTCACAGGTGAGCGTTTTGGGCTATTCCGGCCGCCGGCCGCCCAAGCTATCGCCGAGGGCCTGGCGCATCCTGCAGAACGCGGGGTTGGTGTGATACCGCTGGCCCTGCTGACCGAGACCGTCACGGTTGATGCCTACGAGGGCGTGAACGGCCACGGCGCGGCGATCTACGGCTCGCCTGTGGATCTCCGAGCCCGCTTCGAGGGTAAACGGCGCATGGTCAAGAGGGCTGATGGCCAGGAGGTCATTACCTCCGGGACCGTGCTGCTCAGGCCTGACGTTAGCTGTCCCATGAAAAGCCGCCTTACCCGTGACGGCCGAGCTTACAAGGTGGTGGAAGTCCTTCCCGTCTTGGAGCTAAACCGGCCACATCATCTTGAGGTCCTTGTTTCGTGAGCTTCTCGCTGAAATGGAA harbors:
- a CDS encoding putative minor capsid protein is translated as MIPLALLTETVTVDAYEGVNGHGAAIYGSPVDLRARFEGKRRMVKRADGQEVITSGTVLLRPDVSCPMKSRLTRDGRAYKVVEVLPVLELNRPHHLEVLVS